In the genome of Drosophila yakuba strain Tai18E2 chromosome 3R, Prin_Dyak_Tai18E2_2.1, whole genome shotgun sequence, one region contains:
- the LOC6536371 gene encoding lysine-specific demethylase 3B, protein MSQKELAALVATRTSRKRTVSSASSSISSRSEPKSIIEIHISNDSSPTKRACREVESSTLRAEQPLQQEEEIPDQVPPLTEEEKQRHDEFRTSGSIFLQDLPCFKLQQAQPAAGSSPIPKCRECRRRNLATKEGESSAASDVYCRFYEFRRLQFNENGELGVVGFPNPYSEPSPEDIAIWQPDKYTVPTSGYMDIQVCRYILLHAGDQFCYLWRQEAEALRLHQNPDGTIAWKKAVKGTREICDVCDTTLFNYHWTCRKCGFGVCLDCFKDRKEGLRLRRAENAAQKGCDEYHWLLCSDPSGPQEHALTELMLTQIIAGDALNVLGRLLHEVRTLWQVPQVCGCLLSKQAVEDAQLNELIQDMIKESQLKQHTSYSSLASEQKVHQQQRLDQLHAKKLEFARERGIDYVPGRVWTKETLGKDPITTAFDNFKHINFLRKGLAGLRRFLPPRAMTLAHSTQLAPGVPHEWLCDGKLLRLTDAMHPDNRVLYQEVWKCGQPVMISEVARSLNLDLWHPQAFCRDFGDKPNDLINCLNGNLVPNQPMRHFWEGFQCMGKRLLDANGKPMLLKLKDWPPGDDFAEILPTRFADLMKGLPMPEYTLRTGNLNIASCLPKMFVPPDLGPKMYNAYGSALHPDKGTTNLHLDISDAVNIMVYVGIPQDGDTKPHMAATQKAIALGGCDYITRARCQSPDVLPGALWHIFPARDADKIRDLLNRVTLEKGFRLEPDHDPIHDQNWYLDDKLRARLFKEYGVEGHPIVQCLGDAVFIPAGAPHQVQNLHNCIKVAEDFVSPENITHCYHLTHEFRRLSHSHTNHEDKLQIKNIIYHAIKDCCTILTRALDERIDAEMAKLNAD, encoded by the coding sequence ATGTCACAAAAAGAATTGGCGGCACTGGTCGCCACGAGAACGAGCCGCAAACGCACAGTGTCCTCGGCCTCATCCTCAATTTCCTCACGCTCTGAACCGAAATCCATCATAGAGATACACATATCCAATGACTCCTCGCCCACAAAGAGAGCCTGCCGGGAAGTGGAGAGTTCAACCTTAAGAGCGGAACAGCCACTGCAGCAGGAAGAAGAGATCCCTGACCAAGTGCCACCGCTGACCGAGGAGGAGAAGCAGCGGCACGATGAGTTCCGGACCAGTGGCTCCATATTCCTGCAGGATTTGCCCTGCTTTAAGTTGCAGCAGGCACAGCCAGCAGCAGGATCTTCACCGATTCCCAAGTGTCGGGAGTGCCGAAGAAGGAACTTGGCTACGAAGGAGGGTGAATCCAGTGCAGCAAGCGATGTTTACTGCCGCTTCTATGAGTTCCGACGTCTTCAGTTCAATGAGAACGGAGAGCTGGGCGTGGTTGGCTTTCCAAATCCGTACAGTGAGCCGTCACCGGAGGACATTGCCATTTGGCAGCCGGATAAATACACAGTCCCGACCAGCGGGTACATGGATATACAGGTTTGCAGGTACATCCTGCTGCATGCCGGCGACCAGTTCTGCTATTTGTGGCGCCAGGAAGCAGAGGCTTTAAGGTTGCACCAAAATCCGGACGGAACCATTGCTTGGAAAAAGGCCGTAAAAGGCACACGAGAGATTTGCGATGTGTGTGACACCACGCTGTTCAACTACCATTGGACTTGTCGCAAGTGCGGCTTTGGAGTGTGCCTGGACTGCTTCAAAGATCGCAAGGAGGGACTGCGTCTGCGCCGTGCGGAGAACGCTGCCCAAAAGGGATGCGATGAGTACCACTGGCTGCTCTGCAGTGATCCCAGTGGCCCACAGGAGCACGCCCTTACCGAACTGATGCTAACACAGATCATAGCCGGCGATGCCCTCAACGTCTTGGGCAGGTTGCTGCACGAGGTGCGGACGTTGTGGCAGGTGCCACAGGTCTGCGGCTGCCTTCTGAGCAAGCAAGCGGTGGAAGATGCACAACTAAACGAGCTGATTCAGGATATGATTAAGGAGTCTCAGTTAAAACAGCACACCAGCTACTCTTCGCTGGCCTCCGAGCAGAAGGTACACCAGCAACAGCGCCTCGATCAACTGCACGCCAAGAAGCTGGAGTTCGCCAGAGAGAGAGGTATAGATTATGTCCCAGGACGAGTGTGGACCAAGGAAACCTTGGGGAAGGACCCCATAACAACGGCGTTTGACAATTTCAAGCACATTAACTTCCTAAGGAAGGGATTGGCCGGTTTGAGAAGGTTCCTTCCACCACGGGCCATGACCTTAGCCCACTCCACTCAGTTGGCTCCAGGAGTTCCGCACGAGTGGCTCTGCGATGGCAAACTGCTGAGACTCACTGATGCCATGCATCCGGATAATCGAGTTCTTTACCAGGAGGTTTGGAAATGCGGCCAGCCAGTCATGATTTCGGAGGTGGCACGCTCCTTGAATTTAGACCTTTGGCATCCACAAGCCTTTTGCCGAGACTTTGGCGACAAGCCCAATGATCTTATTAATTGCCTGAATGGAAATCTGGTGCCCAATCAGCCGATGCGACACTTTTGGGAGGGATTTCAGTGTATGGGCAAGCGATTGCTAGATGCCAATGGCAAGCCCATGCTCTTGAAGCTTAAGGATTGGCCGCCGGGTGATGATTTTGCGGAAATACTGCCCACCAGGTTTGCTGATTTGATGAAGGGACTGCCCATGCCGGAGTACACTCTTCGCACGGGAAACCTCAacattgccagctgcttgccCAAGATGTTTGTCCCACCAGATTTAGGACCCAAAATGTACAACGCCTATGGCTCTGCATTGCACCCAGACAAGGGGACCACCAATCTACACTTGGACATCTCAGATGCAGTCAACATAATGGTTTATGTGGGAATACCACAGGATGGGGACACTAAACCTCACATGGCCGCCACGCAGAAAGCCATAGCTCTAGGCGGCTGCGATTACATCACTAGAGCTCGTTGCCAGTCGCCAGATGTTCTACCCGGAGCCCTTTGGCACATATTTCCAGCTCGAGATGCGGACAAAATAAGAGATCTACTTAACCGCGTGACCCTGGAGAAGGGTTTTCGCCTGGAGCCGGATCACGATCCTATTCACGATCAGAATTGGTACTTGGACGACAAATTGCGTGCCCGTTTATTCAAGGAGTACGGCGTGGAGGGACATCCGATTGTCCAGTGCTTGGGCGACGCTGTCTTTATACCAGCTGGCGCCCCTCATCAAGTGCAGAATCTGCACAACTGCATCAAGGTGGCCGAGGATTTTGTCTCGCCGGAAAACATCACGCACTGCTATCATCTTACGCACGAGTTCAGAAGACtctcgcactcgcacacaaaTCACGAGGACAAACTTCAGATCAAGAATATTATCTACCATGCCATCAAGGACTGTTGTACCATCCTGACCAGAGCTTTGGATGAGCGAATTGATGCGGAAATGGCCAAGCTAAATGCAGATTAG